The nucleotide sequence AAGCCTGTGCCTGGAACACTGTCTTGGGGAATCACACATGTTCAAGAAGTCCCGGAAGAAAAGCAGAGCTTTAGAAACCTGCTCCATCAGATTAGGAGTAGTGCaagaacagaaacaaaggaaggaggATTTTCTCAAGAGAAAGTCGGTATCTTGGAAAACAACTGAGAGACAAACCTCCACGGCACGACCCCACAGGCTCATTTCCTCCCTACTTCCTGTAGCCTGGCAAAGAGTTgtctctgtggtcttccttctctccaataataaaatgttagaaacTCAATGAGCCTCCTAGGAAAGAGTAGgggaaaagtagagagaaaaatgcCAAAAGAGAAGTGTCTGAAAGAAATGCTATTCCTCACCTGATATATCCAGAAGCTGAGGGCAGTACCTTGAGGAACATATGGCACTGGTCTTGATTCTCACTGGGTCTCTGGGGGAACAAACTTTAGAAGCAAGAACAGCAGCTTCAGCTAAAAAACCTGCTGAGAGTGATTTCGAACTGAAACGTGTTGGGTACAGgaccctcctccccctcctccaggaggcaggTGTCCTGGCCCTGAGCACCTCCAGGGCAGAAGGCAGTGGCCACTGAGGACTGCTCACAGGGGGCTGGGAGGCTGTCATTAGAGCCACCCTCAATGCAGCCCTTGGGTGCCAGAAACACAGGACCCAAAAGAAAATGGTATTAAGAAATATGAACATGCTGGATGAAAAAAGTTATCTTAAAGAAGACCTTGTTGGGGCTGCCATATTGTAAATTAACACTGCAAGAAGCCAGCATCATCTTAAATACCACTATGCAGAGACAAGATTAGACACAGGTAGATCCCCTTAGGATACAATGAACACAGGTCGTAACTAACCTCTTAACGGTGATTCTCCCAATTGAGTTTAGACTCACAAATTGGAGACTGAATAACTGGTATAGAATTACTGGAGTCCCAGCAAACCTGAATGAAGACTTTTTCTGCCTATTCTCTTTCCCTCAAATATCACTGAGTATTGGAGTCTTCTGACTGGTTTCTAGCACAAAATCTTGCCTGGTATCTGCTAGGGGCTGGGGATTGActttctttctaaatattgtGAGTGTTGGGCAATGCTATGATAATTTTATATGTCGtgttaaatatttagattttttttgttgctgctgttgttttaagTGAGATTTATAAGGGACCTGGCATTGAACCTGGGTAGCACAGAGTTAGAAGGCAGGTGCATTTGGCTCTCACACTAAATTATATTCTCCAGTAGCTCCATTAATATTAATTAAGCTGACATTTGGTCTCCACCTGCCTGCCATTCCTCTATTTCTGTTGGTTCTGAGCCCAAGTTCAGAAAAAGGTTGTTATTTATTGGGTCTTCCCCTAAAAGCACATTTGCCCTTACTTTCATTATATAGGCTTGTTGCTGAGGATGGtcaaaacaactataaaatacGGAACTAAAGCcttctgcagtgtgtgtgtgtgtaatacaGAGAAGTGGACAGAAAGGTGAATTAATAACCATGGTCTAAAAATCAGCAAAGTCCCTATAGTGAAAAGGTATATTAACGAAGATAaaggtagaaaacaaaacttgACATGGTGCATTTGGAAAATAAGACTAAAACCAGATGTCTGGTCAGTGGCACATGGTAAGTTCACTCTCATCCTGTGAAGGCAGAAATGGACATTGCCTCCACCAGGTGAGAAATGGACTTTCCTAAAGACACCTGTGGAAACAAGCTGCCGGAACCACAGACCCTCCTTCCAACGTTCCAGAAGTGCAACACCTGTATATACAGGCACTAgaatcagttaaaaaataataataaatatttaaattgatgacAACTACCCCTTTTTACTCGTCTCAAATTCGGTGATTCCCTCCAAGAAAAAATTGTACCACCCTTATTTAAGCTGCCACACTGCCCCCTCTCCATACCCATTGTCATCACCCTCTCCATGCATTAGACTGCACACTAAAAATACCCTCCGTTCTCATCTCATCACCCGGGACTGCTTCAATAGACTCCAGGAGAACCCACCGCAAATTCCTTAGCGAAATGTTCAAGTTTCCCTCGTGCCCTACATACGCCTGCACTCCAGCCAAGAACCCTCCCTCACCACCTCCATATTAGCTCTGCTCCTACATGACTACATATCGTTCAGAAGTCAAGAGACTTTCAACGGCCGCTCACACAAGTTCTTCGCCCACCGCGTACCTCCGACATATACTGGGCACCGGCCAGGCACTACCCTAGACAAAGAATATAAGAGAGAATGTAGTCGGACAAGGTCCATTCCGGAGGCCCCGCGGGCGGGCAGTGCCCACTGCCAGGCTGCCACCCTGAAACGCCCATCCCGTCCTCTCGGCGCCCCGCCTCCCCGCGCAGGGCCGCGCCGGAACGCCCGCCTGGCCCTCCCTCCCGCCTGAGGGCGCCCAAGCAGGGCTCGGACGGGCAGTTTCCGCCCGAAACCGCTTCATCCTCTCATCTGGTCCGAAGCAAATGCCGGAGAGAGACAAGAGCCGCCGGCAGGTCGGCCCTTCTGCTGCCGGCTGCCCCCGCCTCAAACCTCGGCCAATCCGACACCGTGACGGGCCCCACGATTCACACGTCACCTCTCTCTGCGTCCAGCAAGTCCCGCAGACTCACAGCAAGGACCCAAGGAGGGCTGCCCGGCCCACCGCCTGAAGGACCCCGCTTCGGCCGCACAGGCTGCCTATCACGCTGCCTGGTGGTCGGGCACAGCGGCACGAGGACCAGGTGAATCCGTACCCGAACTCCAGCTGGATGTGGGCTCCAAATAGCCCAGAATCTGGGGTGGGCTTAGGCCCCCGTACAATGAGCAGGGGTCGCGCGGCTGCAGTCCTGGAGAAatggagaggcagagggggagggggcggtgtcAACAGCTGAGGCTGTGAGCCTGGGGGAGTGGAGGGCGGGGCCTCAGATGTGGTGGGGCGGAGGCGGAGTTGAGGTGCCGGGTCCCCGCCGCGCCTGGGAGTACTAGATGCTTGACCTTCGCCCTCCTCGAAGCAGAGGAGGTGGCGCCTTAGTGTGGGGGCAAATGTCCAGGCAACTTCTAGATTTTCTAATTCTCTGATGGAGTGACCTTTAAGTTGAGCAAGTTGCTGCTCAACCTGTCAACGTTTGTTGTAAACCAAGAGCCAAGACAGCCGGAACTTAGCTGGCATTAGGAAAGGAACCAGGTCCTCTCCTGGAGAGCCCCTAGCAGCCTGGCCTTGGAATAGCTGGATCAGGTtcgttcattaattcattcaacaaatactgttgAGAGTtagctatgtgctaggcactctgcGTAGAATACTGAGGATAGGATGGTGAGCAAAACAGATCCCAGCTTTCATAGAGCTAACGTTCTGGTGGGGAAGACATACCTGAAAAACATGCAAGAAGCCATGAGAAATAACAGGGAAAGTCAGCTAAATCCTAGTGGGTGAGTAGGAGGTAACCAGAGGAAGTAAATTCTGGACTGTAAACTTCTCAGGCAAAGGCTGTTAGGCCTGGAAGTCTTGGAGCTGTAAGGCCATGAGCCTGGAGCAAAAGAAAGTTAAGGAGTGTGGGGTTCCAGATGAGGCTAGAGAGGTACACAGGGATCAGATCATGCAAAGCCTAATAGGCACGATAAGGATTTGCCGTTTTATCATAAAAGCAGGGTACACTTTAAAGGGTTAAGGAGGGGAATGATatgattagatttgcatttttagttcactctggctgctgtgtggagaacagattgTAGAGGGTGGCAAGAGTAGAAACTGGGAGACCATTGAGGAAGCTGTTGCAGAATTCAGGGAGGATATGTTGGACTGGGGTGGTGGCAGTTGAGAGGGAGAGAATTGTATGGGTTTGAGATATATTGGTTACATAAAATTGGCAAAACTTGGTGATAtggagggtgagggagaggaggtgtCAAGGATGTCTCTCCCTAGATGTATGGTGAAGATTCCACTTACTTTTGGATGCCTCACCACCTGGGATACTAGGGAGAGTAGGTTGGCTGATCTTGTACTGGTTAGACTGGCCTTAGTTTTGTGGTTTGAGTGACGTATCAAGCTGAAAGCTGTAGAAAGGACAAAAGTAGATGAGACCTTGGCATAGTTTTTTTGGTTTGGGCCAGACCCTAGCACTGCCTTTAATGTGATTGTCAGGCTGCTTTTGGACTAAGAGAAATGAGTGTTGTCCATACTCACTCCCTGTGTATGTTCATGGAAGCCTTCTCTGCTTTTGATGGCAAATTTAGGGGTTCCACCAGATAATCTTTTGAGGCCTAGTACTTAGTCCTGCAGAAATGATCAATTTCTCACATGTAAATAGAATTTTACAGTTGAAAGACACTCTGTCtagtttataaaatgcttttctgttctttgtatcATTTCCACAATTATATATTGAGCTCTTACACTATACTAGACACTAGAAATAGAATGATGAATGGAATCAGACTGTACAGGTTTGGCGCCAGCCTCATGGGCGAGTGATTAAGTGCACGTTCTCCACTTGGGtggctggggtttgcaggttccgattctgggtgcagacctacaccactcgtcagccatgctgtggttgcaacccacatacaaaatagaggaagattggcacagatgttagctcagggcaaatcttcctcagcaaacaaaaacaaaaacaaaacaaagactataTAGGTTTATTTGGTCAATAAAATTGACCAAGCACcgttgtgccaggcactgtttcagcTGCTTCAGATACAAAATGGTTACAACTAGTCCTTGACCTTGGAGTTGCATGTCTACAAGCCTTGCCATTGAGGACAGCTAAGTATTTTTTGGGGGGGCAGAGGAGATCCTGATCTATCTGTAAGCTTAGATGGTTTGTATCCAGCAGACTTTTTTGGGCATCTTAGCAACATCCCAATTCTTGTCTATCCAGTCTTCTAATTCTAGAATTAATGGGAAAACACTGTGGGAAAGAGGGCCTTGTGAGTAGAAACAGTTCTTTTACCCTTTTGGCCATGCTGTTTAGGAATATAAATGGTAAACCCTCTGtaaaacacaaaggaaagttAGGAAGGGAAGGGAATGTTGGCAGAGACACGTTGTGTTTAAACTTGAATTTCTCCTGAGTGGAGAACTCCTTTGTAGGCTTACAGTTCCACAAACCAGATTATGTATACCATAGGGCAACTTAACGCCCACTCTACCACTGCCTTCCCTCAGTCCCATGAGACCAAATGGGCAGTTAAATACAAATAAGGTATACAGCCTTACTATGTAACTGTTCTGCCTTGTGAGTGGTAGGAGTGAGAGCACCGGTTGGTACGCAGTGCTACATGGCTCCAGAGTAGGAAGGGTGGGGAGTGCAGCACTGATGGGTTCCTAATCCAGCTCTTTGATGGCAGGAGTAAGATGACTTCTATCTTGCGAAGCCCTCAGGCTCTCCAGCTCACTCTGGCCCTGATCAAGCCTGATGCAGTTGCTCACCCACTGATTCTGGAGGTAAGAATGCATCCTAGGCCTCTGCTGTCTGTCCAGGGCATTGCTTCTGTTTCAGATGCCATAGAGCCACTTGTGAAGACTGACAGCACAGTGCTGTGCTAGCTGCTGTGGAGGCAAAGCTAGGAGCCATGGACTCTGACGCTAAGGAGACTAAAAATGTATTGGAGAATTAGGGCAGGtgtaaaatataagaaaggaTCCAATATAATAACTAGAAGAACCAAACCTTAAGACAATGTATGGTATATTAGTTTGCTacatagcaaattaccacaaatttagcagcttaacaCAATACTCatgtattatcttacaattctagAATTCAGAGGTCCAGTAAGCTTGGCTGGGTTCCCTccttagggtctcacaaggccaaaGTCAAGGTATCGGCTGATGGGGCCCTTATCTGGAGGGTCTGGGGAAGAagacacttccaaactcattcaggTCGTTGGAAGGTTCCTCTGGTTATAGGACTGAGCTCCCCATATCCTTGCTGGCCTTCAGGCAAGGACTACCCTCAGTTTTGAGAGACCACTCACATTCCTCATCACATGGCCCACTCCATCTTCAAGACAGTAACAGTGTGTCGAATGCTTCTCATGCTTtcaatctctctgacttctttagCCCCAGCCAGATAAAACTCTGCCTTTAAAGAGCTCACGTGATTAATTAGGTCCAtctggataatctcccttttgattaaagCAAAGTCAACTGATAGTAaccttaattacacctgcaaaatCCGTTTTGCCAGGTAATGTAACATAATCATATTGCATCATGTTCACAGTCCTGGAGATTCGGGTGCAGAATGTTGGTGCGGCTGGGTGAGGGTCATTATTGGATTCTGCCGACAATAGTTTGATAAGTAGTAGCTGAGCAGCGCTGTTAAAATACTGTGGTGCAGGGGAAAACCAGAGCAGTCAGGGTGGTGGCCTGCGAGTGTTGGGACTTGGCCAGACCTCAGAGGAAGGGTGGACTTCAGTTAGTGCACAGGAGGAGGGCGGGTGTCCCACAGAAGGGAGATGCTGAGGCAGGAAAGTGTCTGGTGGGTCTGAGGGCCGCAGGTGGGCCGGGTTGATGGGACTGGAGAATTGGAAGTGGTGGAGAGCAAGGGAAGTACAGCCTTGAGCACTGGGCCAACATGGTTGTACCTCACTCCATGAATAATAGCAACCACTCAAAGCTTCTGACCAGAATGTGACATATAAATTACGGGGTTTTTAATCTATCAAGTCTGATGGTTTGGAGAGAGTGAGAGACACTCAAGGCAGGATCACTATCAAGAGACTTTTATGATGGTCTGAGTGGTGGGTCCTGTGGGCTTAAGCTCAAGGGGCTGTAGGAATGGAGGGGCAGGGATAGCACTTCCTGTCCTCCGCCACCTAAGGCtcatgctctggctatgtgactcAGGTCTTTACCTCACcccaccttctttctcttctgaccCACCAACAGGACAGACCCTCAAGTCCTGGACTCTCATGGGTCTTCCTGGTTCTTTTGGTCAGCCTCAAATGGTCCCTTTGACTGATTTTTGTCTTTGGGGTGGTATTTATCCAGGCTGTTCATCAGCAGATTCTGAGCAACAAGTTCCTTATTGTACGAATGAGAGAACTTCTGTGGAGAAAAGAAGATTGCCAGAAGTTTTACCAAGAACATGAAGGTAGGATCAACAGTCCTCTGAATGAGAGGCATCTCTATGCAGGAGGTGTGCAAGAGAGATTTTACCTGGACACACATGGCAGGCTCTCTGACCTACCAACTGTAAAATTTCAGCCAGTCTTCTAAAGTCTTGGTTTGTACACAAACTTTTCATgattataaatctttttttaaatagtttttctaGGAGGATTCCACCTCATAGTCACAACCAGAAACTTAGTTTTATGTCCTGATAATATCAGAGTTAGCTGTCAGTGAATGTTTACTCTGTCAGACGTTGGCCTGAGGctcatgatttcatttaattctcccaacagccctgtgaggtaggtattgttaTGTCCTCAGTACACAGATTAGGAGACTCAGGGAAGGTGATGACTTACCTGAAAGTGCACAAGTTGTAGGTGGCAGAGCCTGGTTTCAGACTCAGGTATGTCAGACTCCAAGgttcttgttcttttctctaaaaCAGTTTATTATTCCAAGTAAGGAGGCAGAAGTACAAAAAGTTTTCTTGGACACCAGTGTCTTGATGAAGGTACTCTCTCTTTGCAGGGCGTTTTTTCTATCAGCGGCTGGTGGAGTTCATGGCCAGGTACTTGCaatttggttccggcatctttATCCACTGGGACCTAGCTCTCCTGCCCTGTGCATAGAtttgttaatttcatttccagtctTTAAAGTTGTAATCAGTGTCAGGTGGCTGAAGAAACATGGACTTAGGGCTCTGACTGAGCCAACACTGACCTGGGGGCTACCTGTCCCGTGCTGGTTACTGGTCCGGTGGGTGTAGAAGACTATTGTTGAATGCCACCTATCAACTCTGCTGATCTCTGTGGCCTTTCTTGTACATCAGCAGTGGCCCTCTATCACCTTCTATTTGAAGCAGCATTGGTACTTAGCCAGAAAGCAGGGAAACTCAGGATGTACACGTGCTTTTATTGGTGCTCACAGCATGCCTTCCTAGACCAGATAGCCAGATTCCTGACATGTGCTCCTTTTGTTCACAGTGGGCCAATCCGAGCCTACATCCTCGCCCACAAGGATGCCATCCAGTTCTGGAGGACACTGATGGGACCCACCAGAGTGTTTCAAGCACGCCACGTGGCCCCGGATTCAATTCGTGGGAGTTTCGGCCTCACCGACACCCGCAACACGACCCATGGCTCTGGTGAGTTTACCTCCAGTGTCCGCGGCCACAAATAAGGGAGAATGGTTTGGGGTTGGTGGGTAGGCCACATGGTGGGGTTCAGAGCCAGGTCCCCCCAGTGAACTTTCTTCTCAATTGTGTTTCTGGCCCTTTGTGGCCTTCTCAGTAGATGTGGCCCAGGACTGAGGAGCAGCAAGGAGAAGTAGAGGCTCAGGTTTCTGAAACTGATTACTACTGTCTCTTGCCTCCATCCTGCACCTCCGAGAACCCCTTCTCTTTCTTACTTCTCCTTACAGACTCTGTGGTTTCAGCCAGTAGAGAGATTGCAGCCTTCTTCCCTGACTTCAGTGAACAGCGCTGGTACGAGGAAGAGGAGCCCCAGCTGCGCTGTGGCCTTGTGTGCTACAGTCCAGAGGGGGGCATCCACTATGCACCCGGAACAGGAGGCCTAGGACCAGCCTGATAGAGGC is from Equus przewalskii isolate Varuska chromosome 15, EquPr2, whole genome shotgun sequence and encodes:
- the NME6 gene encoding nucleoside diphosphate kinase 6 isoform X2, encoding MTSILRSPQALQLTLALIKPDAVAHPLILEAVHQQILSNKFLIVRMRELLWRKEDCQKFYQEHEGRFFYQRLVEFMASGPIRAYILAHKDAIQFWRTLMGPTRVFQARHVAPDSIRGSFGLTDTRNTTHGSDSVVSASREIAAFFPDFSEQRC
- the NME6 gene encoding nucleoside diphosphate kinase 6 isoform X1, with translation MTSILRSPQALQLTLALIKPDAVAHPLILEAVHQQILSNKFLIVRMRELLWRKEDCQKFYQEHEGRFFYQRLVEFMASGPIRAYILAHKDAIQFWRTLMGPTRVFQARHVAPDSIRGSFGLTDTRNTTHGSDSVVSASREIAAFFPDFSEQRWYEEEEPQLRCGLVCYSPEGGIHYAPGTGGLGPA